A part of Saccharomyces cerevisiae S288C chromosome XIV, complete sequence genomic DNA contains:
- a CDS encoding uncharacterized protein (hypothetical protein; protein-protein interactions suggest a possible role in actin patch formation; YNR065C is not an essential gene) — protein MLMTGSVGDGSEFDWEDQKTFISRDGGLTWRFVHNSSGLYATGDLGNIIVYIPYDPEEDGDFQSEFYYSLDQGRTWNEYELTNAISSVHPYKLINPTPDGSGSKFIFKGTFATTDSETNSITSLKGVEYIIDFSAAFDSRTCEEEDFEDWDLADGKCVNGAKYKYRRRKQDAQCLVKKAFKDLSLDETPCNSCGESDYECSFEFVRDANGLCIPDYNLIAFSNICDKSKDKSVLVEPLQLIKGDECKTPMKIEPVDIPCDEIPEEGSSDREIVTTENKFDFEIKFYQYFDTVADESLVMLNSIGDAYISHDGGQTIKRFDTNGEKIVEVVFNPYFNSSAYLFGSKGNIFSTHDRGHSFMIAKLPEARQLGMPLDFSAKAQDTFIYYGGKNCESILSPECHAVAYLTKDGGETFTEMLDNAIHCEFAGTLFEYPSNEEMVMCQVKKKSSETRSLVSSIDFFQGDNKIIFENIIGYLSTGGYIIVAVPHEDNELRAYVTIDGTEFAEAKFPYGQDVSKQEAFTILGSEKGSIFLHLATNLESGHDFGNLLKSNSNGTSFVTLEHAVNRNTFGYVDFEKVQGLEGIIITNIVSNREKVGENKEDEQLKTKITFNDGSDWNFLKPPKKDSEGKKFPCDSVSLDKCSLHLHGYTERKDIRDTYSSGSALGMMFGVGNVGDKLLPYEECSTFLTTDGGETWTEVKKGPHQWEYGDHGGVLVLVPENAETDSISYSTDFGKTWKDYKFCGDKVLVKDIITVPRDSALRFLLFGEAKNMGSGSFRTYTIDFRNIFERQCEFDITGKKRADFKYSPLGSRTGCLFGHQTEFLRKTDEKCFIGNIPLSEFSRNVKNCSCTRQDFECDYNFYKASDGTCKLVKGLSSANGADICKKEPDLIEYYDSSGYRKIPLSTCKGGLKLDAHLAPHPCPGKEKAFREKYSINTGAYALVFVTILLVIFFAAWFVYDRGIRRNGGFSRFEEIRLGDDGLIENNRTDRVVNIIVRLGLCISLITKSAFQRTKAGVARFSSKLRARFGNRKGPTYSSLLQGQFSDESDGLHEDANDLSSFTSQDSNFEIEQEDAYRPEQEHTSQIDQPATSNIPDALPARSAIHKPDSTAVRNEDE, from the coding sequence ATGTTAATGACAGGTTCCGTTGGCGACGGTAGTGAATTCGATTGGGAAGACCAAAAAACTTTCATCTCTAGAGATGGCGGTTTAACGTGGAGATTTGTTCATAATTCTTCTGGGTTATATGCTACTGGTGACCTGGGAAATATTATTGTGTATATCCCATATGATCCAGAGGAAGATGGCGATTTTCAATctgaattttattattctttggACCAAGGTAGAACATGGAATGAATATGAGCTGACCAATGCCATAAGTTCTGTCCATCCCTACAAATTGATAAATCCAACACCAGATGGATCTGGctcaaaatttatttttaaaggaACGTTTGCCACTACCGATTCCGAAACCAACAGTATAACTTCTTTAAAAGGTGTCGAGTATATAATTGATTTTTCAGCAGCATTCGACTCTAGAACGTGTGAGGAggaagattttgaagattggGATTTGGCGGATGGGAAATGTGTTAATGGCGCCAAATACAAGTATAGAAGGAGGAAACAAGACGCCCAGTGTTTGGTAAAAAAAGCATTCAAAGATTTGAGTTTAGATGAAACGCCTTGTAATAGTTGTGGTGAATCCGACTACGAATGTTCGTTTGAATTTGTTAGGGACGCAAACGGCCTGTGTATACCAGATTATAATCTGATTGCCTTTTCCAACATATGTGACAAATCGAAGGATAAATCTGTGTTAGTAGAGCCATTACAATTAATCAAAGGTGATGAATGTAAAACACCCATGAAAATTGAACCCGTTGATATTCCGTGTGACGAAATTCCAGAGGAGGGTTCGAGTGACAGGGAAATAGTGACCACTGAAAACAAATTTGACTTCGAAATTAAATTTTACCAATACTTCGATACAGTTGCCGACGAATCTTTGGTCATGCTGAATTCGATAGGAGACGCCTATATATCCCACGATGGTGGacaaacaataaaaaggTTTGACACTAACGGcgaaaaaattgttgaagttGTGTTTAACCCatatttcaattcttcAGCATATTTGTTTGGCTCTAAAGGTAACATATTCTCAACACACGATAGAGGACACTCTTTTATGATAGCTAAATTACCTGAAGCCAGGCAATTAGGTATGCCACTAGATTTTAGTGCTAAAGCACAGGATACTTTTATTTACTATGGTGGCAAGAATTGTGAATCAATCTTAAGTCCAGAATGTCATGCAGTAGCATACCTCACCAAAGATGGAGGTGAAACTTTTACAGAAATGCTTGATAATGCAATTCATTGTGAGTTTGCAGGCACACTCTTTGAATATCCGTCAAATGAGGAGATGGTTATGTGCCaagtaaaaaagaagtCTTCAGAAACAAGAAGCTTGGTTTCTTCGATAGATTTTTTCCAAGGtgataataaaattatctttgaaaacattATCGGCTACTTGTCCACTGGTGGCTATATTATTGTTGCCGTACCTCATGAAGACAATGAGTTGAGGGCATATGTAACTATTGATGGTACTGAGTTTGCCGAGGCAAAATTCCCGTATGGTCAAGATGTTAGTAAGCAAGAGGCATTCACTATTTTAGGATCTGAGAAAGGATCGATATTTTTACATTTAGCAACAAACTTAGAATCAGGACACGATTTTGGAAACCTTTTGAAATCCAACTCGAATGGTACTTCTTTTGTCACTTTAGAGCATGCCGTTAATAGAAACACATTCGGTTATGTCgactttgaaaaagttcaagGTCTTGAaggtattattattaccaaCATCGTTTCGAATAGGGAAAAGGTTGGAGAGAACAAGGAAGACGAACAATTGAAGACGAAAATCACCTTTAATGACGGTTCAGATTGGAACTTTTTGAAGCCTCCAAAGAAGGATTCGGAAGGGAAAAAGTTTCCCTGTGATTCTGTATCATTAGATAAATGTTCTCTACATTTGCATGGTTACACTGAACGTAAGGATATCAGGGATACATATTCCTCCGGTTCCGCGTTAGGAATGATGTTTGGTGTCGGAAATGTTGGCGATAAGCTTCTACCATATGAGGAGTGTTCCACTTTTTTAACCACTGATGGAGGAGAGACGTGGACTGAGGTTAAAAAAGGCCCCCATCAATGGGAGTACGGTGATCATGGTGGAGTCTTGGTTTTGGTCCCCGAAAACGCAGAAACTGATTCTATTTCTTACTCCACCGATTTTGGTAAAACATGGAAAGATTATAAATTCTGTGGCGACAAAGTCCTCGTAAAGGATATAATCACCGTTCCCAGAGATTCTGCTTTGAGGTTTTTGCTATTTGGAGAAGCAAAAAACATGGGTAGTGGTTCATTCAGAACGTATACAATTGATTTTAGAAACATCTTCGAGAGGCAATGTGAGTTTGATATTACGGGTAAAAAAAGGGCAGATTTTAAGTACTCTCCTCTGGGTTCCAGAACTGGTTGTCTATTTGGTCATCAAACCGAGTTTTTACGTAAAACCGAtgaaaaatgttttattggGAATATTCCACTTTCTGAATTTTCGAGGAACGTCAAAAACTGTTCATGTACGAGGCAAGATTTCGAATGTGACtataatttttataaaGCCAGTGATGGTACTTGTAAATTAGTCAAAGGCTTAAGTTCGGCGAATGGTGCCGATATCTGCAAAAAGGAACCCGACTTAATTGAATACTATGATTCCTCTGGCTATCGAAAAATTCCCTTATCAACCTGTAAAGGTGGGCTGAAATTGGATGCACATTTAGCACCACATCCTTGTCcgggaaaagaaaaggcatTCAgggaaaaatattctataAACACCGGCGCTTATGCGCTGGTTTTTGTTACAATTCTTCTcgttattttctttgccgCATGGTTTGTATACGATAGAGGTATCAGGAGAAATGGGggattttcaagatttgaagaaataagaTTAGGAGACGATGGGCTGATAGAAAACAATAGGACCGATAGAGTTGTCAACATCATTGTAAGACTAGGATTATGCATTTCTTTAATTACCAAGTCTGCATTTCAACGCACGAAGGCAGGTGTAGCACgcttttcttcaaaattaagGGCAAGGTTTGGCAACAGAAAAGGTCCTACTTACTCTTCGCTGCTTCAGGGTCAGTTTTCAGATGAATCAGATGGCTTGCATGAAGATGCTAACGATTTATCCAGTTTCACAAGTCAAGACagtaattttgaaattgaacaaGAAGATGCTTACAGACCCGAACAAGAGCACACGTCACAGATAGACCAGCCTGCCACTAGCAATATTCCAGACGCATTGCCAGCACGTAGTGCTATTCACAAGCCTGATTCAACTGCTGTGCGCAACGAGGACGAGTAA